AAATAAATGGCCCAAATTCACTTGATGTACCATTAAAGGACTCACATTTTGTAATGCTAAAATTTATGATATATGTAACTCATATTTTAATATTAACCAAATTATATAGTAGAGTTTTATGCAGTCCATTAGTCAAGTGGACCTAATAAATCGGAAAGAAAGGAGGGAATACCTGGCTCATCCGTGGCCTTTGGGCCGGCGAGGTGTGGATGCAGAGTTGGGCGGCGTGCGTGACGCGGCGGAGCTGCTCCACGTCGTATCGACCTCCTAGAGCGGGGTCGACCATCTTCAAGACCTCGTCCTTGCTGCTGAGGAAGGATCGTACCTACCCACAATTAAAACATCAAAGGTGATGAAAGCTGTTGGATGCACGTCCATGTTATTTTGAACGCTGGAAACAAGCGGACCCATGCAACGAGGCAGTGGTTTTTGCCGTCGATGGCGCGCCGGCCGGTgaggagctcgagcagcacgacGCCAAAGGCGAACACGTCCGTCTTCTCGTTGAAGATCCCGTGCGTCGTGTACTCGGGCGGCACGTACCTGTACATCTACATGCATCAGCATCTCATATATAGTACTACGATTTAATTCATTCATTCACCTGACCGTGTTACTTAAACTCGATCCCAAAGCAGTCAATTTATTGACGATGATTGAAATTGCATCAGCGTGATTGTGAATGAGATAGACAAACAGACCGACCGACCCAAATGTGCCTTCGAAGATGGTCACTTGGTAGTGCGTCAGCTTGGCCGGCAGCCACTTTGCTAGCCCAAAGTCACATATCTGAAGAAGCACGCACGGGAATAACAGCCAAATTAACACACACAAAAACAAATTAACACAGACAAGACGTAATACAAATATGCAATGTAGTCCAATGTTGGTTACCAGTGGCTCGTAGTCGTCTTTGAGCAGGATGTTGGCGGGCTTGACGTCCCGGTGCACGATCCTCCGGGCGCACCGCTCGTGGAGGTACTCTAGCCCGCTGGCCGCGCCTCCTTGTACCTCGCCTCCCACGGCATGGCCCCCTCCTCGCCGGAGCCCCCGTGGAGCCTGCGGGAGAGGCATCCCAGGCGGGAGAAGGGGAACACCAGGTGCTCGCCGCCCTCCAGGCCCACGCCCACCAGCCTCGCCACGTTCGGGTGGCGTACGTTCACCGCGTGCCCCACCTCCAACAGGAAGCTCTCCATGCGGTCATTCTCGGTCGCCGACAGCTTCTTCACGGCGACCAGCTGCCCGTCCGACAGGAGGCCGCGGTACACCTTGGCGTTACCGCCCCTGCCCACCACGTTCTCCTTGCTGAAGTTGCGGGTGGCCTTCCTCAGCTCCGACAGCGAGAAGGTCCGGAAGGATAGCCTCAGCGCGCACAGGTCGTGCTGTTCCACGTTCACCTGCCCCGCCGACGGCCACCGCCACTTGCTGCTGCCGCGGATGCTCAAGCTCCTGAGCTTCGACGACATGGTTGACGGGATGCCGCTGGAGAGGCGGCGTTTGGTCCTTGACCTCCACGCCTCCATGGCGCCCTTCCACGCGGCCGGAAGCCCGTCGTTTCGCGGCGGCGCGGGCGTGGACGGCGCGGCGACAACGCCCGTCTTCGTCGTCGACGACCCCATCGTCTCGTCCGTCATTGCGGCGGCGTCAACATCGCTCGACGTCGTGCATCCCTCGAGGACGCTTCTCGGGGAGACCAGATCGTCGCCCTTCTCACGCGATGACTTGTCGCCAGCACCGCAGCCGTTTTTACGGGGCATGGacaccgccgccgctgccgatTCATCGAGAGGTCAAATCCATGGCGTGTGAGAAAACAAAGTAGAACCAATCAACCAAATCCATTCCTACATTTGTATGAAGAATCatttcgcggctccgtccccatGGAATATTGGATCTTTTACTTGCTTTGTCTAATCCGTCGAGGCGCAACTCCTGGGCCGATCCATATCGTCAAGCAGATTTTGCTCCTCGTCGGCACGTTAAAGATGTTTTATTCTTCTTTTTCTAGTCCCTAGGTTTATTGTTTCTTGCAAACGATGGCGATCTTATTTTGGAGCGCGCAAGAGAGTGCGGTGGCGGGAAGAGCAACGGAGCTGCTGGGGTGTTTTGGCGCGAAATCTGCGGTAAGCCCCTCCTTCAACTTTGATCAAACGTGGCCAAAGCACACACGTTTTTTTTTTGATCAGAAAGCACACACGTTTTTTATACAGTGAAAGGTGTTTGCTTTTCGAAACAACTGGAACAGGATTAAGGTCGCGCATAAGAGCATCTTCAATAAAAGATGCAAATTCGCAGATGTAAAACATGAGATGTAAAAAAATTATATCTTCACCCGCAAAAAAATTACATCTTTAAAAAGTGCTTTTTGCATCTTCAAAAAAGCAACTTCAATGAATGATGCAAAACGGAGATGTAAAAGTGCAACTCCAATAGGTGATGCAAAATGAAGATGCAAAAGTTGCCGACAGCCGCGCGGCTGCTGTTCAGTCACAGAAATTGAAATAAAACAATCGGAGAACAACTTAAAAGTTTTACATGTCCACAGTATCAAATTATTACATAATTCATCAAATCCACAAGATCAAATGCAACACACATAAAACATAGTTTTGCACAATACAACAAAGAAATAATGAAACTAGGCGGCTCTTTCGTCATGCCATTTTCAATACTCCTCCATCAAATCCTTCTGAAGTTGATCTCATGCATCAGAGTCTCTAATTTCATTGTACCCCTTCATTAAGCGTTTGATTCGCTCCTCTCTTCTCATCGGCATAAAGCGTACACCCGTCAAGCGATAGAAGGTGTAATGTAAATTCTATCCACGCCCATTCTCAATGATCACGTTATGCACGATCATGCAAGTAGTCATGATATACCAAAGGGGTTTTTGATCCCAGAATCTAGATGGTCCTCGCACGATAGCAAATTGGGATAGCAAAATCCAAATCCCTCTCAACATCTTTCCTAGCCGCCGCTTGTGCACTGTGAAAGACGAGTTCTTTCTTACCTTGGGGTTTTTGCAATTGGCTTAACAAAAGTACTCCACCTCGGGTAGATCCCATCCGCAAGATAGTACCCATATTTGTATGTGCGGCCATTTGCTTCGAAGGTCACCGGTGATGCTTCTCCATTTGCTAACTTGGCAAAAAGAGGTGACCGGTCgagcacgttgatgtcattgcaAGATCCAGGCATCCCAAAATATGGATGCCAAAACCATGCTTCTTGATCGGCAACGGCCTCAAGAATGATAGTGGCATCCTTCCCACGCCCCTTGAATTGTCCATGCCACTTTTGGCAATTTTTCtatttccaatgcatgcaatcgACGAACCCTAGCATACCTGAAAAcccatgagctttgttcatctccAACAACCTCTGAGTGTCCTAAGCATTGTGTGCTCTCAAGTACTCTGCACCAAACACTTCTACCATAGGCTTCgcaaattctttgacatagaagATAGAAGTGCTCTTTGCCATCACCAAATTGTCATCAATGTAGTCTGCGGAACACCCTAGGCCATCTTGCGCAAAGCGGCAGTGACCTTCTGTTCGGTCCTATGTCCAAGCAACCCGGCACAATTCCTCCTCTGCTCGAAGGATCGATCATGCTGCTTCACGGAATTGCAAATGTGCATGAACATGTCTTTGGACATTCTGAACCGGCGTCGGAAGTACCTCTCCGAAAAATGGGTGCTGAACCAAAATAGTTTCACATCAACCTCTTGTGCGCCTCAACCCGTTCTCTCCGAATGAACGCACGGCCATACACGGAACCGCCGTGCTTCGGGTTCTTCCGCTTGTGCATCGCCACTAGGATAGCAATGTCCTCTTCTTCGTTCAAATCAAATTCCTCACCCGACGAGGAATCGTCCATGAAAGAGGAGTCAAACGAGCTCATCTACAATGCAGACAATCACTGTCAAACTACCGCTCCAACCCCAACAAAGAAACTGTCAATTTTCATCATTTTTTACCTGGGGGAATTTTGTCGAACACCTTGCTGGCGGGGTGGACAAAATCGGCCGGCTGCGGGTTGGGCATCCGTTCGGCGGtggcgggtgcgggcggcggtGATGGCTCAGCAGAGGAGACGGCCACGGCTCGGCAGAGAAGAAAGCTGGAGCTCGGCGCTGCGGACGGCTGGCTTCGCGCGGCGGAAAGAACGGTCGAGGCAAGCGGCCGTTGGGCGGCGTGGCGCGCCTCCCCTACCTCTAGTGAGGGGTCTTAGGTAGGAAGAAGCCTAGCCCAGTCACGACCTCGCCGTGGAAGGCATTACAGCAGCCGGACCGCCGGAGAAGTTTTGATTCGAAGCGGCAGCCGAAAGGGAATCGGCGAATATGGGCGGCGGCCCGGCGagtgatacatccattttgcatcatgatttccTACTGTTATTTGTATTTCTTTTTGTCATTATTCCACCTTATGatgcaattctaatgccttttctctcttaatttGCAAGATTTACATGGAGAGTGACattaccggcagctggaattctggaccagAAAAAGCTACAACACAGATAACTATTCTACAGAACTCCatatgacctgaaacttcacggagaatttttattgaatatataaaaaatagcagagcaaagaaataccagagggagCCACCAGCTGCTCACAAGGCAACAGGGCACGACCACCCCCCCAGGTGTGCCCTGATGCCTTGTCGGTCCCACAGCTAGCCTCCAGTACCCATCCTCTACTATATGAGGGGTTTTGACTTAGAAAAATAAATAAGAGGAAAACTtttgggatgaagcgccgccgtctcaaggcgtaacctgggcaggagcacttttgctctccggtggagcgattccatCAGGGATACTTCCCTCCGAAAGGGGGAAACTGAAGCTATCGcatcaccaacaatcctctcatcacgggaggaccaatcttcatcaacatattcaccagcaccatctcatctcaaaccctagttcatctcttgtattcaatctttgtcccaaaacctcttattggtacatgtgggtcgctagtagtgttgattacatcttgttcttggtgctagttggtttatttggtggaagattaaaTGTTCAGATCCTCAAGCATATTCAAtacacctctgatcttgaacatgaatatgatttgtgagtagttacttttatTCTTGAGGACACGGGAGAATGTAGGATGGAAAGTATGtcttgagggggggggggtgattagactacttgaccaaataaaactTATAATTTCCCCAATTTTAGTTGTAGGAAAGTTTTAGCAATTCTACCAAGTCAAATAcaccctacacatgcaagtctaagaatTGTGCAGCGGAAAGTAAAGACTTTGCATATGAACGTAAAGGAGGGATTGGAGATTTCAAACGCAATGAAGACACAATGATTTTTGGCATGGTtacgataggtggtgctattgtacGTCCACATTGATGGCGATTTCAACCCACGGAGGGTAAAGGTTGCGAGAGTCCACGgggggctccacccatgaagggtccaggAAGAAGCAACCTTGCCTATTCCATGATGGCTTACGTCCATGAAGGACTAGCCTCACTCGGCTAGATCTTTACGAAGTatgcgatctccttgcccttacaagatccttggttcaactcaacaatcttggaggctcccaagtgacacctaacgaatctaggagacaccactctcaaAACGGTAATAGACAGTGTTGTTgttgatgaactccttgctcttgtggttcaagtgatagtctccccaacactcaaacACTCTCTCACGATTTGGCTTTGGTATGAGAGGGTATTGaatggaaagcaacttggggaaggctagaaatcaaggttcaaatggttgGAATGGAATCTCTTAGTCTCAACACATGTGTAGGTGGTTCTcttctcagaaaatgaatggtggaagttgtgtttcgttctgatggctctctcagaGAGAAGGTGGAGGTGGAAGGGCATAAATAGGCAGCAccaaaaatccaaccgttacaagTCTTTGACCCAACTCAGTGACACCGACATGAAAATCACGGTGAGACCGACTAGTGCAAAAGACTTGACCGTTAGGCTTTCCGATGAGACCGATTatacaaactcggtgggaccaaagtGCAATGGCTAGGGCAAGACCATGAGTCGCCCAATTCAACAACACACCGGGTTATTATCTATCGTCACCACTACAATGGCCAAGTATCAAAGTAATGATTCAAGGTCCTAGATTATCAACTATTCCTCATCAATGTAAGAAGATGCATACTCAAGCATAAGAGAATTGGGCGGGTTAACAAAACACCACACCAGCTCAAAAATATTTTCAAGTATTAAGCGCACGACATTGCAGATGAAGTAGAGTATTGAACTACCctattagagcatctctagcagacccccgTATAACATGCGAACCCACATAATTCCGGCGAGTATACGGGTTCGACCCAATTTTCTGGCCAAAACAGAGCCCGTATACTCGCCCGGCCCGTAAAAGAAATTACCGCGGCCCGCAAACCTCACCCCGGAAGCCATATAACTACGGGTTTACGAGGCAGATACGGGTCAAAACCCTATCCCCCCGCCGCCGCATTTTGCCGCAATTCCCCACTCCCTCCCTCGCATTTCTCGCCGCCGGTGAGCCCACTTCTGCCTCCGACCGCCATGTGGGGCCGTATGTTGAGCTCTGGCCGCAGCTCTGGTCAGGCGACGACCCTGAGCGCGAGCGGTGTGTGCGCGCAGGCGGCGCGAG
This genomic window from Aegilops tauschii subsp. strangulata cultivar AL8/78 chromosome 4, Aet v6.0, whole genome shotgun sequence contains:
- the LOC109732178 gene encoding receptor-like cytosolic serine/threonine-protein kinase RBK2, which translates into the protein MTDETMGSSTTKTGVVAAPSTPAPPRNDGLPAAWKGAMEAWRSRTKRRLSSGIPSTMSSKLRSLSIRGSSKWRWPSAGQVNVEQHDLCALRLSFRTFSLSELRKATRNFSKENVVGRGGNAKVYRGLLSDGQLVAVKKLSATENDRMESFLLEVGHAVNVRHPNVARLVGVGLEGGEHLVFPFSRLGCLSRRLHGGSGEEGAMPWEARYVPPEYTTHGIFNEKTDVFAFGVVLLELLTGRRAIDGKNHCLVAWVRSFLSSKDEVLKMVDPALGGRYDVEQLRRVTHAAQLCIHTSPAQRPRMSQSTTHACACTHTQPLRHSPAGCLGWQPDPLSLVHPFPLLLAEPVVTSRKGRAGHDGDSPFAAARLLGGPDRGSCSSAYGRLAVVVASGRQTWAWQRRPFTTRKKP